GCGGCCATGGCCGTCGGGGGCTTCCTTTCCGGGATCGCCATCGAATACCTGCTGTCGCCACTCATGATCTACCTTGCCGACACCGGATACACCCTGGTCCGCCGGTACCGGCAGGGCAAGCGGTGGTACGAGTCCCACCGGGAGCACGTCTACCAGCGGCTCACCGATGTCGGATTCAGCCACGTGGGCGTCGCCGTGCTCGTCGGGGCGTTCAGCGCCGCGACGGGGATCTGCGGCATCGTGGCCGCCGGCGCCCCATGGTGGGGCGCTCTCGTCGCGCAGGTGCTGACCGTCGCCGTCCTGGTCACGTACCTCGCCCTGCCGACCGTCCTCGAGCGGCGCCGTGCGCGCCGGGTGGTGTGACGGCCGTCCGGACGGATGCCGGCACTTCTATCTCGTGTAGAATTTAACCCCGGAAGTTCATTTCAGCTTCCGACCCCTCACCCGCTCGCTGATAGGCCGCCATGTCTGCATCCTCGCCCCGCCCTTCCCGGGCTTCCCGGCGTCGGCTGTCGACGACGGCGGCAGGGGAGACCGGGTCCTTGTGGCTCCGTCTCCTGGCACTCAGCTCGGCGACGGCGGCCGTCGGCCTTCTCGTCACCGCGGTCATCGCGGCGGTGCTGAACGGCGGACTGGGCGCGCTCTCGGTGCTCTGCGGCGGTGCGCTGGTCATCGTCTTCTTCGCGATTTCCCTGCTCGCCGGACATTTCGTCGGCAGGAACAACCCGTCCGGAGCCATCGGCCTCATGGTCGCGCTGTACTTCGTGAAGGTCGTCGTGTTCGGCGTCGTCTTCCTGGTCCTCGGCGCCCCGGGCTGGCTCCATGGCCGGTGGTTTGTTACAGCGGCGGTCGTGACCGTCGTCCTGTGGCAGATCGCGGAGCTCTACGGCTTCTCCCGGGCCAGGCTTCTGATCTTCAACGAGCCCGCGCAGGCCGCTGAACAGGGCCGGGACACCTCCGGAAGCCCGGAAGGCGGCCGCTGACATGGCGAAAGAGAACAAGCGACTGTCGGAAGCCGATCCCGCGCACGAAGGCGACGGCGGTTACAACGCCGGAATGGCGGTCTTCAGCTATATCGTCGGCGGAATCCTGGTCTGGAGTTTGATAGGGTGGGGACTGGATTCACTGTGGGGGACCCGCTGGATCGTGCTCGCCGGAGCGTTGCTCGGCGCAGCCGGCGGTTTCTATCTGGCCCAGATGCATGGATTCTTCAAACACCGCGCTGACAGTTCCGGCGCGGACTCGAAGAAGCCTCACACACCTTCCGAATAATTTCACATGGGGGAGCCGCTCACCGAGCGTGGAGCCCCGCTAATTTGCCCAACGATGGACACTGCAGAGAGGAAACGCGTTGTTCGCGCTTACGCTCCCCGCTCAGGATTCGGGTTCTTTCAACCCGCCTGGTATTGACGAAATGCACCTCCCGGCGATCTTGCCCTGGGGTGCAGCGGACGGCTTCTCCAAGCAGATGCTCCTGGTGATCCTCTCCGTGGTCATCATTGCGGCGTTCTTCGTGGCCGCCGCCCGCAAGGGCCAGCTGGTGCCCGGAAAGCTCCAGTTCGCCGGCGAGTCCGCCTACGGCTTCGTCCGCAACGGCATCGCCAAGGACATCATCGGTGGCAAGGACTTCATCAAGTACGTCCCGCTGCTGTTCAGCCTGTTCTTCTTCATCCTGGTGAACAACATCTACGGCGCGATCCCCGTGATCCAGCTGCCGTCCTTCTCCCACGTGGGCGGCGCCTACGTGCTGGCAGGTCTGGTGTACGTGACCTGGATCGTCATCGGCGTCAAGAAGAACGGCATCCGCTACTTCAAGCTGGCGACCGTCCCCTCGGGCGTTCCGTTCTACATCCTGCCGCTCGTGGTCCCGATCGAGATCATCTCGAACTTCGTGGTCCGCCCGATCACGCACAGCCTCCGTCTCTTCGCGACCATGCTGGCAGGCCACCTGATCGTGATGATCGCGGGCTCGGGCATCGAGTTCCTCATCGCCCAGGAGAACGTCCTGCTGAAGGGCACTTCGCTGCTGGTGCTGGCCGGCGCCGTGGCCATGTACATGCTGGAGGCGCTGATCATGGTGCTGCAGGCGTACGTGTTCACGCTGCTGACCGCCATCTACATCGAAGGCGCGCTCCACGCGGACAGCCACTAAGTCTTCACCCACACTTCCCCTCTCGGGGAAAAACAACCCCGTAACAGCCGCTCCGCGGCGACTGAAAGGAAAACCATGAACGGCGAAATCAACGGCTCCCTCAACCTCGTCGGCTACGGCCTCTCCGCCATCGGCGGTGGCATCGGTGTGGGTCTCGTGTTCGCGGCCTACATCAACGGTGTGGCTCGTCAGCCCGAGGCGCAGCGTGTCCTGCAGCCGATCGCATTCCTCGGTCTGGCCCTGACCGAAGCTCTCGCCATCCTCGGCCTGGTTTTCGCGTTCGTTCTGAAGTAAACCTTCAGCCCCTACGCCAAATCAGTTACGAGTAGATAGGACGGGTGAATATGGATCAGCTGATCCTTGCTGCAGACCAAGCCCATGAGTCTCCGAACCCGCTTGTTCCCAATGTCTGGGAAATGGGCGTGGTCCTGGTCGGCTTCCTGGTTCTGCTCTTCATCGTGGTCAAGTTCGTTGTCCCGATGTTCGAGAAGACCTACGCCGAGCGCGCTGAGGCCATCGAAGGCGGCATCGCCAAGGCTGAGAAGGCCCAGGCCGAAGCCACGGCCGCTCTCGAAGAGTACAAGCAGCAGCTGACGGACGCCCGCACCGAGGCCAATCGCATCCGCGAAGAAGCCCGTGCTGAAGGTGCCCAGATCCTCGCTGAGCTCAAGGAGAAGGCCGCCGCCGAGGCTGCCCGCATCACCGAGCAG
This portion of the Arthrobacter woluwensis genome encodes:
- the atpE gene encoding ATP synthase F0 subunit C produces the protein MNGEINGSLNLVGYGLSAIGGGIGVGLVFAAYINGVARQPEAQRVLQPIAFLGLALTEALAILGLVFAFVLK
- the atpB gene encoding F0F1 ATP synthase subunit A: MFALTLPAQDSGSFNPPGIDEMHLPAILPWGAADGFSKQMLLVILSVVIIAAFFVAAARKGQLVPGKLQFAGESAYGFVRNGIAKDIIGGKDFIKYVPLLFSLFFFILVNNIYGAIPVIQLPSFSHVGGAYVLAGLVYVTWIVIGVKKNGIRYFKLATVPSGVPFYILPLVVPIEIISNFVVRPITHSLRLFATMLAGHLIVMIAGSGIEFLIAQENVLLKGTSLLVLAGAVAMYMLEALIMVLQAYVFTLLTAIYIEGALHADSH
- a CDS encoding F0F1 ATP synthase subunit B, encoding MDQLILAADQAHESPNPLVPNVWEMGVVLVGFLVLLFIVVKFVVPMFEKTYAERAEAIEGGIAKAEKAQAEATAALEEYKQQLTDARTEANRIREEARAEGAQILAELKEKAAAEAARITEQAHVQIEAERQAAVVSLRSEVGSLATTLAGRIVGESLEDDARASRVVDRFLADLENQSAGAAQ
- a CDS encoding AtpZ/AtpI family protein, coding for MAKENKRLSEADPAHEGDGGYNAGMAVFSYIVGGILVWSLIGWGLDSLWGTRWIVLAGALLGAAGGFYLAQMHGFFKHRADSSGADSKKPHTPSE
- a CDS encoding ATP synthase, with the translated sequence MSASSPRPSRASRRRLSTTAAGETGSLWLRLLALSSATAAVGLLVTAVIAAVLNGGLGALSVLCGGALVIVFFAISLLAGHFVGRNNPSGAIGLMVALYFVKVVVFGVVFLVLGAPGWLHGRWFVTAAVVTVVLWQIAELYGFSRARLLIFNEPAQAAEQGRDTSGSPEGGR